The following proteins come from a genomic window of Populus alba chromosome 12, ASM523922v2, whole genome shotgun sequence:
- the LOC118035926 gene encoding uncharacterized protein gives MEAFYYLVFGALSAVVLGIELSKTTKDRINTSPAFNSFKNNYLVVYSLMMAGDWLQGPYVYFLYTTYGFGKGDIGQLFIAGFGSSMLFGTIVGSLADKQGRRRACVTYCITYVLSCITKHSPQYRILMIGRILGGIATSLLFSSFESWLVAEHNKRGFEQQWLSLTFSKAIFLGNGLVAILSGLFGNLLVDTFQLGPVAPFDAAACFLAIGMAIILSSWSENYGDPSENKDLLAQFRGAAVAIASDEKIALLGAIQSLFEGSMYTFVFLWTPALSPNDEEIPHGFIFATFMLASMLGSSLASRLMARSSPRVESYMQIVFVVSSASLLLPIVSSFLFPPPKEKVEGISFSSCLQILGFCTFEACVGIFWPSIMKMRSQYIPEEARSTIMNFFRIPLNIFVCIVLYNVNAFPITIMFGMCSIFLFVASILQRRLMMIADKPKTEDRSMKERDTEAEPLNI, from the exons atggaAGCTTTTTACTATTTGGTTTTTGGGGCATTAAGTGCTGTAGTTTTAGGAATTGAGCTAAGCAAGACAACAAAAGATCGAATCAATACATCTCCTGCTTTCAATTCTTTCAAGAACAATTACCTTGTTGTTTACTCTCTTATGATGG CTGGTGATTGGTTGCAAGGTCCATATGTTTACTTCCTTTACACTACATACGGCTTTGGTAAAGGGGATATTGGGCAGCTGTTTATTGCTGGTTTCGGGTCCTCCATGCTGTTTGGGACAATTGTTGGATCGCTGGCTGATAAACA GGGTCGAAGGAGGGCATGCGTGACTTATTGCATTACCTATGTACTGAGCTGCATTACAAAGCATTCTCCTCAGTACAGAATTTTAATGATAGGTCGTATATTGGGAGGTATCGCCACTTCTCtcttattttcatcatttgagTCATGGCTGGTTGCGGAACACAACAAG AGGGGCTTTGAGCAACAATGGCTATCACTGACATTTTCAAAGGCGATTTTTCTGGGAAATGGTCTTGTGGCAATTTTGTCTGGATTGTTTGGAAACCTTCTTGTAGATACATTTCAACTTGGTCCTGTGGCTCCTTTTGATGCTGCTGCATGCTTTCTTGCAATTGGAATGGCTATTATTTTGTCATCATGGTCAGAGAACTATGGAGATCCTTCAGAAAACAAGGACTTGCTTGCCCAATTTAGGGGTGCTGCTGTGGCCATTGCTTCTG ATGAAAAAATTGCTTTGCTGGGTGCCATTCAGTCTCTGTTTGAAGGTTCTATGTATACCTTTGTGTTCCTTTGGACACCAGCTTTGAGCCCAAATGATGAAGAGATTCCTCATGGATTTATTTTTGCAACATTCATGTTGGCCTCAATGTTGGGAAGCTCTCTTGCATCTCGGTTGATGGCCCGCTCATCACCCAGAGTAGAGAGCTACATGcagattgtttttgttgtttcatcaGCCTCTCTTTTGCTTCCTATTGTATCCAGT TTCTTATTTCCACCTCCTAAAGAGAAAGTTGAAGGCATCTCATTCTCAAGCTGTCTCCAGATACTTGGCTTCTGTACCTTTGAGGCTTGTGTAGGGATATTCTGGCCTTCCATTATGAAGATGAGGTCCCAATACATTCCTGAGGAGGCCAGGAGCACCATTATGAACTTCTTCCGCATTCCACTCAATATCTTTGTGTGCATTGTTCTGTACAAT GTTAATGCTTTCCCTATCACCATTATGTTCGGCATGTGCTCAATTTTCCTCTTCGTGGCATCTATCTTGCAGAGGAGGCTCATGATGATTGCGGACAAGCCAA AGACAGAAGACCGGTCGATGAAGGAAAGGGATACCGAGGCAGAGCCACTAAACATCTGA